The following nucleotide sequence is from Calypte anna isolate BGI_N300 unplaced genomic scaffold, bCalAnn1_v1.p scaffold_44_arrow_ctg1, whole genome shotgun sequence.
gaaggtggaggagaaggaggagagagaggcgGAGGAGGACGAGaccgaggaggaggaggcggaggatgaggaggcggaggaggcggaggaggaggaggaggaggaggaggagcggagaaggaggaggaggagcaggagcaggagcaggaggagcaggagcaggaggagcaggaggagcaggagggcaaggacaaggacaaggggaaggggaaggggaaggaggaggaggaggaggaggaggagggcaaggagaaggagaaggagaaaaaggagaaggagaaggagaaggagaaggagaaggagaaggagaaggagaaggagaaggagaaggagaaggagaaggagaaggagaaggagaaggagaaggagaaggagaaggagaaggagaaggagaaggagaaggagaaggagaaggagaaggaagggagaaagagaaagagaaggggaaaggaaaggaaggggaaggggaaggggagggagaaggggaggaggaggagggggaaggggaaggaatgCCCAGGGACATCTCCAAAACCCAGGTGCTATTCCCACCCTCCCTCAGGTTTAGCTTGGCCCAGCAAGCATGCAAAATGTCCCTGGGTGCTTCACATGGAGAGGAACCCCTCATGTCCCCCATGTCACCTGTCTCTTCTCTGCTGAGCATGTTCCCCTCCCAGTACTCCCGGGCACTGACAGTGTAGACGAGATCATTCTTCTGCAGAACTTCAGAGTCACTTGGAAGATTTCTCTGAAAAAGCAGAGATATCAACTGACCTCCttcgtggggtttttttgtccccaAATCCATGTTTCAGACCCCTCAGCtccaccctcctcctccagctcttctctCCTATGCTACTTTGGTGTCCTCCCTTCCTACTTCTGCCCAACCCCAAGTTGCAGCCATGGGACACCCAGcaaagctggagctggggcaAGAGTTGGCTGcttcccacaaaaaaaaaaacctcttcaatTCGAACCTGCAGCAGGGTGATGGGTTTGGCTTCTTCCTGGTTGGTAAGCAAATCTAAAACCAGAACCAGGTGTggccagcccccccccccccaccaccacatCCGTTGTGTAGGCAATGGAGATTTAAACTGGAGGTGACCAAGATCAGATGGACCCCAACTTGGAGTTAAGGGAGGGTTCAGAGAGCATCATGACCAGAGCTCACTGAGATTTGATACCAATGTACTCTGCCAGGAACAGAGGCACAGagtgtcaggggttggaagggagctctggagctgctccagtccaaccccctgccccagcaggatcccccagggcaggacacacagaacacatccaggggggttggaaaggctccagagaaggagactccagaacctctctgggcagcctgggccagggctccctcaccctcacactccacaagtttctcctcagcttgagctggaacttcccatgttccagctccaacccattattccttgtcctgttcctgggcaccccaacaagagattggccccttcctcctgacacccacccctcagatatttagaGACAGTGAtcagatcccctctcagccttctcttctccagcctcaacacccccagggctctcactcttccttcccagcagagatgctcaagtcccttcagcaccctcagggctctcccttggcctctctccagtagatcccagtctctcctcaactggggagccccaaactggagccaggattccaggtgtggtctccccagggcagagcagaggggcaggagaacCTCCccagatctgctggacacacttttcctgatgccccccAGGATCCCCTCTTGGCCACACTgttgacccatggagaattCCCTGTCCACTGGGGCTCCAAGGTTCTCCAGGGAGCTGGTGACTATCGTGACACACAGGTGCCACTGCCCACAGGTTCATGACACAGCCAAACCCTGCCCAGGTTCTCCAAGCTACTTTACCCCCAGGGTCTTCTTCAGAATCGCTGTCTTCTTCTGCTTCACAGTTTGGTTTCTTTCCAGGATGGCATCGTGTTTATTGATCTGCAGTGGGGAAAACCAGCAGGAATGAGGAGTGAGACTCCCTGGCAACACTAAGGAGAGCCCAAAATCTTGAGACCCAAACAAACATCCTGTCTGGTTTCTCCCTCCTACAGGGCCAAGAACTGCACAGACTTTCTGGTTTCTGCCTTATGCTGACCAGTTCTGCCCCAGTCCCACTACAGCACGTGGAAAGAATTCTCCAGTTTTCTGACCTGACCTGAAAGGGCTGAAGAACCCCAAGTCTGAAAAATACTCACCTGATTCTTGTTGGTTTCCCTGGAAggataaaaacaaagaaacaaaaagaaattacacaTCAGGACTATTTTTGCAGCTGACAGCACGTGatgagaaggggaggaggacCATGCCAACACCtacccagcaccctgctccacTGCAGCCCTGGACTTCCCAGCTCGTTCCCTTACCTCTTGTATTCATTTATATCCATGTCATCAGCCTTCGTGACCACCAAGGAGATGTCCTTGCACATCCCACACTGGAAGGCCTTCATGCCTTCTCTCAGCACCATCTCGTGGGTTCGGTCTCCCAGAATCCGTTCCATGGCACTGACCACCCAAATGACAGAGCATTTGTTGATGTTCTgcaaagagggagaagaagacaCAAACCACCAGCAAAGACTGAATGCCAGAGGTGCTGAGCACACTTAATTAATTCCCAGCAAGTCTagctggagaaagaaggaggtGAAATCTCTGCAGAGTGTATTTCCAAGCAGAGACCTCAACCTTCCCCTCAAGGAATTGacctggccaggctggagaagtggaaTCCTGCAAACTGCAGGAAGCTCAACACGGCCAAGGGCaaggttctgcagctgggtggAGGCAATCCCATGGAGAAATAGAGGTTGGGAGAagaaaggattgagggcagccctgaggagaaggacttgggggtgggggtggtggagcagaagctcaacatgagccctCAGGGTGTGCTTGGAGCCCAGAacccaaccatgtcctgggctgcagcaaaagaagcacagagaggggtcgagggaggggattctccccctctgctctgctctgctgagaccccacctggagttgtgtgtccagttctggagtccccaacatcagaaggacacagagctcctgggaggtgtccagagcagagccactcaaatgctcagagggctgagcacctccctgggaagccaggctgagggattggggttgttcagcctggagaagaggaggctcccaggtgagctcagagcaaccttccaatatctgaaggggctccaagaaagctgggggagggctttggacatggggaggtagggagaggagaagggaaatgggttaaaactggaagaggggagagtgaggttggagatgggggagaaattcttgaatttgagggtgattggaacaggttgcccaaggaagctgtggctgccccatccctggcagtgtctcagcccaggttggatggggcttggagcaccctgggctggcagaggggtccctgaccatggcagggggttggaactggatgagctgtaaggtctcttcccacccaaaccagtctgggattcaatgattctatgaattccttcagcctggggctgcctggggtgGACAGGACACCATGCTTGCCCCAGGAGGGTGTTTGGTGGGAgcctgagagcagcagggaaggaaggaagacaaaTAATAGAAGCTCAGGTATGCAAGAGTGAAATGCTCATCTGGTCCTTCTGCTAAAAAGGAGTCAGCAAACATCCCCACCCTCTCCccaggagagctctgccagTCACCTGTTTCCAGATGGTGTCCCTTTTCTTATTGAAATCCCCTGTCCCTGGGATGTCCACCAGGATGACTCCTTCTGGGAGCTCTTGCAGACTTGGGATGGTGACTTCCACATTCCTGACTAGAGGCCAGAGAacttttgctctgttttcttcattgGCTCCTGCTTCTGCCTCACGATGGATGCTCGGAGTCCGGATGTAGGGGCACATTTTTTTGGAAAGTTCTTCTTCCTGGGACGCAGGGGATGAATAAAGAAGTTCCTCTCCTCAGTAAAGAACCCCAGAGATACCAGGCAGCCATGATGATCCCATGTGGGACCATGAGGGACCACTCCAAGCCCTACACCCTAGCATGGACACCAATGGCACGAAGCAACAACTTCCCAACATCCGGTGGGACAACCCAACAAGCCCTCTCCCATCCCAACATGATAAGCCCAGCAAATAAAGATCAGAAGATGTTGGCCAatggggaaagaggagaaaccCCTCCAGGAGCcactcacatttttttccttgaggctGATATATTCTGGGAAGGAGATAGAGATGGGGGGTTTCATCCTACACAGCTCTTCATAGCTCTTGGTTGTGGCGCCTTCCCCGTAGATGGTGGAGATCTTCAAAATGGCCTCATACCTCTCGTTGCtgtcctcatcttcctcctgctccacaaGTGCCACCAGATCCTTCAGCTCCTCCTTCCACTCCTGTGGAGACAGAGAAGATGCAAGGAAAAAGGTGATGGCTTGGGGGgcctggaaaagggaagggaaggacgTGGCCCGAGCAAGATGGTGTTGGGACAAGCAGGACACAGGGTCAGAGGAGGGGGTTCAAACCTCCAGGACAAGAGACCTGGTGTTGTTGTGTTGCTTCTTCCCTCCTCAGccacccagagcagagggaagcagtgccagcacccagcacttCTTGGGGGATGTTTGGGGGTTGCATCCTGCCCCACCCCACCTCCCTTCCAGAAGGATGCACTTCCCCTTGGAGAAGTCCCCTAGGACTctgtctcctccttccccccaagGGCCAAAAATAGGAATATTCTGCATGCCTCATATGTGATGAGGTGGATTTTTGCCTCGTGCTTCCCGCTGACTCCTTTGTTGATCTGCACCACGCAGGAGGTGCAGGATTCGTTCCCGGACACGGGCAAGAAGAACTGTTTGTGGATGATGGCATTCAGCAAGGTGCTTTTCCCTGCCCCCGTGCTACCAAAGACCCCGATGTAGATGGGCTCCAGACAAACATCTGGCTTCAAGCTCTCCAGGCGATCTCTGAGGATGGAGGtagagaagaaaggagggggaaaaaaaaaaaaaggacaattgaaagagaaaggatgatttttaaacaaCAGAAAGTCAGAACCAAATTCTGTCTCATACAACAGAGACTCTGAACCTGTGGGTTCCTGAATATCCCCCCATGCCCAGCCCAAGGACAGGATCCCAGTGGCACAACACCAGCTTCAGCCTCATCCAAGTCTTGCATGAATTGTCACCTTCTAATGAACATCTGATCCCACCAGGAACTGGGATCGGTTCCCTGTCCTGGGAGGGGATATccagggagctctgcagagccaggagaacTCACACCCATGGCCTGGATGTGGACAATAAACCTCTCCTTGGgtccagagaggaaaaagccaTTTTCACTGGGATGCTCAGTGAAGCTCCAATGGATGGAGGGCTGCCAAGGAATGCTCCAGGGGTTGCATCCACTGATAGAGGGACTAAACTTCCCTTGAAATGGCTTCAGAGCCTTCCCGTGGGGCAAAACCTCTGGACCACCCCTTTCCACAGAAGAAGTGAACAATGGCCTTTGGGGAAAAACCATCTGACAGCTCACTTGAGGTATTCaatcccctcccttctcccatgCAGGCCATGGGTGAAGAGGAATTCTGAGAGCTTCGCCATCGCTTCATCCAGATGTTCATTCAGGCCATTTTGCATCTCTTTGTCTGGAAGAAGGACAGAGGCACAGGGTCAGAGCCCTCTTTTTAGGGGTCTAAGAGGGCCTGCTGCTCTCTTTTAGGGAGACACCTCCCTGGTATCTGTCTCCCCCAGTCCTCATGTCCATATCCCCAATCCTCATGTCCATATCCTCCCAATCCTGCTGTTCACATCCCCAAAACCCTGGTGTCCATATTCCCCTAACCCTGGTGCCCATATCCCCTAAGCCTGGTGTCCATATCCCCCCAATCTTGGTGTCCATATCCCCCCAATCCTGGTGTCCATACCCCCCCAATCCTTGTGTCCATATCCCCCCAGTCCTGGTCTCCAtgtccccccagccctgtgcctgggctgctggaggaatcatagaatgggctgggttggaagggagctcagagctcatcaagtccaacccttgatccactccccccgtggttcccagcccatggcactcagtgccacatccaggctctttggaaagatctccagacacggagaatccactccttccctgggcagcccattccaatgcctgatcaccctctccagaaagaaattctttctcatctccaacctaaacctcccctggcacaacttgagaccctgccctcttgtcttgctgagagttgcctgggaaaagagcccaacccccccctggctccaacctcctttcagggagttgcagagagtgatgaggtctcccctgagcctcctcttctccagcctcaacacccccagctccctcagcccttcctcacagcaattctgctggatcccttcacagcctccttgctcttctctggacctgctccagcacctcaagctccttcctgaggggctgaggggcccagaactggacacaggactcaagctgtggcctccccagggctgagcacaggggcagaatcccttccctggacctgctggccacgctgttcctgacacagcccaggatgccattggccttcttggccacctgggcacactgctggctcctcttcagcttcctggcaatccagactcccaggtccctttctgccactctgtgcccagcctggagctccccatggggttgttgtggccaaagtgcaggacccggcacttggaatgttgaacctcatcccgttgggatcatcccaactctccagtctgtccaggtccctctgcagagccctcctgccttccagctgatccacactccccccagcttggtgtcatctgtgaatttgctgatgatggactcaatcccctcatctaaatcatcactaaagatattgaacagcactgggcccaacactgatccctgggggacaccacagccgccattttgatgcagccccgttcagcaccactctctgggcccgttccagccagttcctaacccaggAGGTGCCCCTTCTCCCCTCATCCCTGCCCAGGAAGGAGATGCTGAGTTGGACTTGGTTGGGTCTCTTTCTCATCAGGGAAATTCCCTCCCAGTGACACAGAACCACGTGTGGGATCCCCTTGAGCTCACCTTGTTCTTCTGCTCCTGATCTTTGCATCCTGAGGGACCGATGCCAAAGTGAGGATGACTCCCTCGGGGTGGTGGCCTTATCCCCTTCACACCTGGAAGGTGTGGTGAAGGTGTGGAAGGATGGTTGTGATTCCAGGAAACGAAACCACTGCAGGATTTCTCTTAAAGAGTAAGAAGAAGAGCACAAAGACATTCTTTGCCTTGATTTCAGGAGGATATCACCACTACCCCCTTCCTGGGGCACAGCAGGGCTAGGATGAAGTTTTATGTCCCCAGGGTCAGCTCCAATGGGGGGGTGGGAGAAGCCAGGGATTTGCTGGAGACTCAGCAACAggaataaaactgatttttaaagcaagacAAGTTCCTTGTAGCCGTCCCAGCCCAGGAGGTGGGTGCAGCACCCTCACCTTTCACAAggtgagcacagctccccaagTGTGGGGACAACCCAAATATCACAGGGAGggttccccagagtgggggtcAGCCCAGGGGGATTtggactggacccccttgctttctaaactccttcagagaggagcctgggtgcAGCTGGGCCCAACCCTCCTCTAATTCCTCTaataaccctaaccctaaagataaagataaacATGAAGgtaagataaagataaagatgataaagataaagataaagatgataaagataaagatagatgagataaagataaagataaagataaagataaagataaagataaagataaagataaagataaagataaagataaagaagGTACAGAAAAGATCTTGTCCTTGGTTCAGGTCCTTGGATGCAGGGCTCACATCCAGCATTCCCAGTCTGCCTCTCTTATGCTGCTTGACCCCACCTTTCTGGGGGGGCTTTGGCATCTCTAGCCCAGCCAGGTGTCCCCTTGGACCCCTCCAGATGGGGTGACAAAGCCACCtcctttatttctgtgcatgcacCCTCTGCAGGGCCTTTCCCCGGGGCACCCCCAGAGGATGTCACTCTGCAGGGTGCAGCTCTCCTGTCCCTTATGGAacaaggacagtgtcctgcctgtcgGGGTGGCCAccaaacagagctccccttgccaggacactgctcagctaTGTGGGTGGCCATGGAAGGAGGGGCTCCTCCTGCCAGAATAAGGCTCTGTTTATCAGGGGGGTTccccaaatgagggtctctccttgagaggACAGAGTCCACATGGGTCCTGGATGagacccccaccccagcacGGCGTTCATTGTGTCAGGGAGGATGTTTTGAGATGAATATTCTTGTGGGGGTTCTACACCAGGGAAGgtgagatggggagggggggtcgggctctgctcccaaggaagaagggatgggacaagaggaacttttggcacaactcaagttgtgccaggggaggtttaggttggagctggggaagaatttctgcctggaaagggttgtcagggcctggcccaggctgcccagggcagggctggagtccccatcatgcctggaggggtttcagagcaagccctggggatgtggggatgagggacatggggcaggggtggccctggcactgctgggttagCTCCTAATCCCAGGCTGGATTTTGGAGCATGTGGTGCTTTCCCTGGCAGGGATGTTTGCCCACCTGGAGATGGGTCTGGacctgggaagggtctggagagcaaggagaaggtctggagagtaaagaggagggtctggagaagctggagaagggtgtggagaagttgtgaggagcatctgagggagctgtgggtgctgatcctggagcagaggaggctgaggggagaccttgtggctctctgcaagcccctgagaggaggttggagccagggggggtcgggctctgctcccaaggaagaagggatgggacaagaggaacttttggcacacctcaagttgtgccaggggaggtttaggttggagctggggaagaatttctgcctggaaagggttgtcagggcctggcccaggctgcccagggcagggctggagtccccatcatgcctgaAGGGCAGGAGATGAGGGGCAAGGACCTGATTTAGCAGTGGTTGTGTGAGGTTAAAGCTTGGACTCACTGCAGGGAAAAACCATAGAGAAACTTCCAGACCATCACCCACCTTTCTCCACCACCCAACAAACCCTCAACTGAGCATTTATTTGAGTTGGGAGCTGACAAGGAGAATCCCATTTCCCAAGACTTCCAGAACGTTTCCTGGTTTAAATCAAACCTGAGGTctccagaagaaaacccaagtttgcagcagaggtgctgagaGACTGAAACCTTTATCCTTGGGAAGAAACCCCCCCAGAACACATCCACCCGGAATGAATTCATCAGCCTGAAATCAGACAGGGTGATGTTTAGACCAAATATGATCATTCAGATCTCAACCGGGCAGGAGGTAGAAGCAAAGAAGTTCATTACCAAAAGAATAGTAAATTATAGAAGTTTATACAACCTTCAGATCTGTAGAGTCTGGAGACCTCTGGAGAGCCCTCTGGCACAGCAGGAAGAGAGACAAGGAAATGGCAGCCCCTGAAAATCCCTCCTCCTTGGGGAGGTGGCCCTGTAATGATGATCCATTTCCTCTTTGAACTTTCTCTCCAGCCCTACCTTCAGAGAGTGAAGGGAGGGACAGGAGTGTGAGCTAAACCATTGAGTCACAGAATCCTTTGGGTTGGAAATGAGCTctgagatcctcaagtccaacccttgatccactccccccgtggttcccagcccatggcactgagtgccacatccaggctctttggaaagatctccagggatggaggaggtgTCACCCACTGGGTCCTGAGGAGCATTGAGAGGTTCAGGAGGGAAAGAGCCTTCAAATGCCTTTTAgtcccaacccctgccatggtcagggaccc
It contains:
- the NUGGC gene encoding nuclear GTPase SLIP-GC isoform X1; the encoded protein is MSLCSSSYSLREILQWFRFLESQPSFHTFTTPSRCEGDKATTPRESSSLWHRSLRMQRSGAEEQDKEMQNGLNEHLDEAMAKLSEFLFTHGLHGRREGIEYLKDRLESLKPDVCLEPIYIGVFGSTGAGKSTLLNAIIHKQFFLPVSGNESCTSCVVQINKGVSGKHEAKIHLITYEEWKEELKDLVALVEQEEDEDSNERYEAILKISTIYGEGATTKSYEELCRMKPPISISFPEYISLKEKNEEELSKKMCPYIRTPSIHREAEAGANEENRAKVLWPLVRNVEVTIPSLQELPEGVILVDIPGTGDFNKKRDTIWKQNINKCSVIWVVSAMERILGDRTHEMVLREGMKAFQCGMCKDISLVVTKADDMDINEYKRETNKNQINKHDAILERNQTVKQKKTAILKKTLGRNLPSDSEVLQKNDLVYTVSAREYWEGNMLSREETEIPKLREYIQDFSRAQRRNKLMDHVKEALGTFSFIQSLKSNQDPQSQEEKEDELKALIQQKINELDNSIQTCFVPIEQHLQEGVDQAKRLCNKNTDKIFKLSRGGQGFHKTIRALCLKHGSFSSRTFGRIDMNMCLAQPIYDKIDMSFGNMFRLQMGTRTTLKSCLDVVKEGIKNELEEAMGDYPVTLRFLQQEVDFIFRKTEKVILQEKGNIYQSLTISIQNDMLPHYEDAASQRGEGTFARMKDTLSQGVMREKENRMFEKAQESMKSHFQTLKLEIIQKMRKDFSDLLDLAFCPRVQLQGTLPDFSSQFFSIRTIHQNLQRTGEAQQSRGGYLRQF
- the NUGGC gene encoding nuclear GTPase SLIP-GC isoform X2 translates to MQRSGAEEQDKEMQNGLNEHLDEAMAKLSEFLFTHGLHGRREGIEYLKDRLESLKPDVCLEPIYIGVFGSTGAGKSTLLNAIIHKQFFLPVSGNESCTSCVVQINKGVSGKHEAKIHLITYEEWKEELKDLVALVEQEEDEDSNERYEAILKISTIYGEGATTKSYEELCRMKPPISISFPEYISLKEKNEEELSKKMCPYIRTPSIHREAEAGANEENRAKVLWPLVRNVEVTIPSLQELPEGVILVDIPGTGDFNKKRDTIWKQNINKCSVIWVVSAMERILGDRTHEMVLREGMKAFQCGMCKDISLVVTKADDMDINEYKRETNKNQINKHDAILERNQTVKQKKTAILKKTLGRNLPSDSEVLQKNDLVYTVSAREYWEGNMLSREETEIPKLREYIQDFSRAQRRNKLMDHVKEALGTFSFIQSLKSNQDPQSQEEKEDELKALIQQKINELDNSIQTCFVPIEQHLQEGVDQAKRLCNKNTDKIFKLSRGGQGFHKTIRALCLKHGSFSSRTFGRIDMNMCLAQPIYDKIDMSFGNMFRLQMGTRTTLKSCLDVVKEGIKNELEEAMGDYPVTLRFLQQEVDFIFRKTEKVILQEKGNIYQSLTISIQNDMLPHYEDAASQRGEGTFARMKDTLSQGVMREKENRMFEKAQESMKSHFQTLKLEIIQKMRKDFSDLLDLAFCPRVQLQGTLPDFSSQFFSIRTIHQNLQRTGEAQQSRGGYLRQF